GGTTTTGATCACCGGGGCGGCGCGGGGGATCGGGGCCGCGCTGGCCCGGCAACTGCACGCCCACGGCGCCCGGGTCGCGCTGCTCGGGTTGGAGCCGGAACTGCTCGCCGAAGTCGCGGCCGACTGCGGGGACGCACCGTGGCGTTACTGCGATGTCGGCGACGCGGAACAGGTCGACCGCGTCGTGCAGACCCTGGTCGGTGAACTCGGCGGGCTGGACGTGGTGGTCGCCAACGCGGGTATCGCGCGGCAACTGCCGCTGCTCGGCGGCGACACCGCGGTGATGGAGCAGACGCTTGCGGTCAACGTCCTAGGCGTCTACTACACGTTGCGCGCGGCCGGGCCGCACATCAGTCACGCGAACGGCTATGCGCTGCTGGTGTCCTCGCTCGCCGCGGCGGTCAATCTGCCGCTGGTCGGCGCGTACAGCGCGGCGAAGGCGGCGGTGGAGGCCCTGGGCAACACGTTGCGCATCGAGGTCAAACACACCGGCGCGAAGGTGGGCGTCGCGTACTTCGCCGAACTGGACACCGACATGACCTCGCGCGGCTTCGGCACCGACGCGGCACGCGCCATCATCGGGCGCGCC
This genomic stretch from Nocardia brasiliensis ATCC 700358 harbors:
- a CDS encoding SDR family NAD(P)-dependent oxidoreductase, yielding MKLFSATSVAGRKVLITGAARGIGAALARQLHAHGARVALLGLEPELLAEVAADCGDAPWRYCDVGDAEQVDRVVQTLVGELGGLDVVVANAGIARQLPLLGGDTAVMEQTLAVNVLGVYYTLRAAGPHISHANGYALLVSSLAAAVNLPLVGAYSAAKAAVEALGNTLRIEVKHTGAKVGVAYFAELDTDMTSRGFGTDAARAIIGRATVSGVAPLGPAIDAVEKAIARRSRQVVSPWWVAYVLPARPVAQRVIDLALRRGVPRALEIARKEAAPFTTDQPDRPRKMERPV